The following are from one region of the Streptomyces fradiae genome:
- the cysS gene encoding cysteine--tRNA ligase, with product MTIRLYDTSARQIRDFTPIKPGCVSIYLCGATVQAAPHIGHIRSGLNFDIMRRWFDYRGYDVTFIRNVTDIDDKIITKGAEQGRPWWSIGYENERAFNDGYKALGCLPPTYEPRATGHVTEMVEMMRGLIERGHAYEADGSVYFDVRSFPGYLQLSNQDIDDLRQPAEEGITGKRDPRDFAMWKATKPGEPDWETPWGRGRPGWHLECSAMAHKYLGSAFDIHGGGLDLIFPHHENEIAQAKAFGDEFAHYWVHNAWVTMSGEKMSKSLGNSVLVSEMVKNWRPIVLRYYLGTPHYRSMIEYSEESLREAEAAFGRIEGFVQRATEKAGAPVAPAAEVPPAFAEAMDDDLGVPHALAIIHTTVRQGNSALAADDKDEAIARLAEVRAMLGVLGLDPLDPHWADESDRGEELHGVVDTLVRLVLDQREAARARKDWATADAIRDQLNRSGLVIEDSPDGPRWSVTGR from the coding sequence GTGACTATTCGCCTGTACGACACCAGCGCCCGGCAGATCCGTGACTTCACCCCGATCAAGCCGGGCTGCGTCTCGATCTACCTGTGTGGCGCGACCGTGCAGGCCGCCCCGCACATCGGGCACATCCGCTCGGGCCTGAACTTCGACATCATGCGCCGCTGGTTCGACTACCGCGGCTACGACGTCACGTTCATCCGCAACGTCACCGACATCGACGACAAGATCATCACCAAGGGCGCCGAGCAGGGCCGCCCCTGGTGGTCCATCGGCTACGAGAACGAGCGCGCGTTCAACGACGGCTACAAGGCCCTCGGCTGCCTGCCGCCCACCTACGAGCCGCGCGCCACCGGCCACGTCACCGAGATGGTCGAGATGATGCGCGGCCTCATCGAGCGCGGCCACGCCTACGAGGCCGACGGCAGCGTCTACTTCGACGTGCGCTCCTTCCCCGGCTACCTGCAGCTGTCGAACCAGGACATCGACGACCTGCGCCAGCCCGCCGAGGAGGGCATCACCGGCAAGCGCGACCCGCGCGACTTCGCCATGTGGAAGGCCACCAAGCCGGGCGAGCCCGACTGGGAGACCCCGTGGGGCCGTGGCCGGCCCGGCTGGCACCTGGAGTGCTCGGCGATGGCCCACAAGTACCTGGGCTCCGCCTTCGACATCCACGGCGGCGGCCTCGACCTGATCTTCCCGCACCACGAGAACGAGATCGCCCAGGCCAAGGCCTTCGGCGACGAGTTCGCGCACTACTGGGTGCACAACGCCTGGGTCACCATGAGCGGCGAGAAGATGTCGAAGTCGCTGGGCAACAGCGTCCTCGTCTCCGAGATGGTGAAGAACTGGCGCCCGATCGTCCTGCGCTACTACCTGGGCACCCCGCACTACCGCTCGATGATCGAGTACAGCGAGGAGTCCCTGCGCGAGGCCGAGGCCGCCTTCGGCCGCATCGAGGGCTTCGTGCAGCGCGCCACCGAGAAGGCCGGGGCGCCCGTCGCCCCCGCCGCCGAGGTGCCGCCGGCCTTCGCCGAGGCCATGGACGACGACCTGGGCGTGCCGCACGCGCTCGCGATCATCCACACCACCGTCCGCCAGGGCAACAGCGCCCTGGCCGCCGACGACAAGGACGAGGCCATCGCCCGGCTCGCCGAGGTGCGCGCCATGCTCGGCGTCCTCGGCCTGGACCCGCTCGACCCGCACTGGGCCGACGAGTCCGACCGCGGCGAGGAGCTGCACGGCGTCGTCGACACCCTCGTACGGCTCGTGCTCGACCAGCGCGAGGCGGCGCGGGCGCGCAAGGACTGGGCGACCGCGGACGCCATCCGCGACCAGCTGAACCGGTCCGGCCTGGTCATCGAGGACAGCCCGGACGGCCCGCGCTGGTCGGTCACCGGCCGCTAG
- the rlmB gene encoding 23S rRNA (guanosine(2251)-2'-O)-methyltransferase RlmB, giving the protein MAGNSQRRGRRTSNKKGATVGSGGQRRKGLEGKGPTPKAENRKGHKAYRVSNAMARNAAKRKPVARRGGKGQSEMVVGRNPVFEALRDGVPATTLYVQQFIDNDERVREALNLATGRGNINIMEAPRPELDRMTNGLNHQGLVLQVPPYEYAHPEDLAEAAYDDHEDPLIVALDGVTDPRNLGAVVRSVSAFGGHGVVVPERRAAGMTAGAWKTSAGTAARTPVARATNLTRCLEQYQKAGLTVVGLSADGDTEVHELEALSGPVVIVVGSEGKGLSRLVGETCDFLVRIPMPGGAESLNAGVAAGVVLYEAARRRMG; this is encoded by the coding sequence ATGGCCGGGAACAGCCAGCGCAGGGGACGTCGGACGTCCAACAAGAAGGGCGCGACGGTCGGCAGCGGTGGCCAGCGGCGCAAGGGCCTCGAGGGCAAGGGCCCCACGCCCAAGGCCGAGAACCGCAAGGGCCACAAGGCGTACCGGGTCTCCAACGCGATGGCCCGGAACGCGGCCAAGCGCAAGCCCGTCGCCCGCCGCGGCGGCAAGGGCCAGTCGGAGATGGTCGTCGGCCGCAACCCGGTCTTCGAGGCGCTGCGCGACGGCGTGCCCGCCACCACGCTGTACGTGCAGCAGTTCATCGACAACGACGAGCGCGTGCGCGAGGCCCTGAACCTCGCCACCGGCCGCGGCAACATCAACATCATGGAGGCGCCGCGCCCCGAGCTCGACCGGATGACCAACGGCCTGAACCACCAGGGCCTCGTCCTCCAGGTCCCGCCGTACGAGTACGCGCACCCCGAGGACCTCGCCGAGGCGGCCTACGACGACCACGAGGACCCGCTGATCGTGGCCCTCGACGGCGTCACCGACCCGCGCAACCTCGGCGCCGTCGTCCGTTCCGTCTCCGCGTTCGGCGGTCACGGCGTGGTCGTGCCCGAGCGGCGCGCGGCCGGCATGACCGCGGGCGCCTGGAAGACCTCGGCCGGCACCGCCGCCCGCACCCCGGTGGCCCGCGCCACCAACCTGACCCGCTGCCTGGAGCAGTACCAGAAGGCCGGGCTCACCGTCGTCGGTCTGTCCGCGGACGGCGACACCGAGGTGCACGAGCTGGAGGCGCTCTCCGGCCCGGTCGTCATCGTGGTCGGCTCCGAGGGCAAGGGCCTGTCCCGCCTCGTCGGCGAGACCTGCGACTTCCTCGTCCGCATCCCGATGCCCGGCGGCGCCGAGTCGCTGAACGCCGGTGTGGCCGCGGGCGTGGTGCTGTACGAGGCGGCGCGCCGCCGCATGGGCTGA
- a CDS encoding DoxX family membrane protein: MSVDTRTPRPGFDDQPALSMVKVDSDPAQVIVNHASFRVRLAAAGQPKFAANPRLAALAGAAGMTGVAAGGAAGRRRPVVWTGKSAPGATGLLQAVRASADPDRPGGVSTLEPTTQTIPRITDTMPTPVVPSGSAAPLLPPMRRAEGAYDEVYELGPDGYADQGADPDARGAHRHGADAVRHAYYPGRRMNLGVVLLPLRVFLGFISIYAGMGKLCDPVYFDGGERGSMVKWLNSLHPWALAEPLRDFALQHPVGAGLTVAFLQVVVGVLTVLGLWQRVAAVVGGLLSAALLLTVSWKTVPVYDSADIIYLAAWSPLIIAGAPVYSVDGRLAGEAWRTLGPRSELWELRRRVLRRGTVVAAVVVGLTLLIGSMLGGAVRSTTMVTVPGPNEDPVNHLPGEPLPAEPGTTTPSRTATKSPRPTATSGAAGTKEPTKEATPSESARETTRTQQRSPSASTTTRSPSQTRTTSPSSSSSDSTSGGTSGTPTSGSSTGGSSDGGSTSGGARNPIGGLLG, from the coding sequence ATGAGTGTGGACACCAGAACGCCCCGGCCGGGGTTCGACGATCAGCCCGCGCTGAGCATGGTCAAGGTGGATTCCGATCCCGCCCAGGTGATCGTGAACCACGCCAGCTTCCGTGTGCGGCTCGCGGCGGCCGGTCAGCCGAAGTTCGCCGCGAACCCCCGTCTCGCGGCGCTCGCCGGAGCCGCCGGGATGACCGGTGTCGCCGCCGGCGGCGCCGCGGGTCGCCGTCGGCCCGTCGTCTGGACCGGCAAGTCGGCCCCCGGCGCGACCGGACTGCTGCAGGCCGTCCGCGCCTCCGCCGACCCCGACCGGCCGGGCGGCGTCTCCACCCTGGAGCCGACCACCCAGACCATCCCGCGCATCACCGACACGATGCCCACCCCGGTCGTGCCGTCCGGCTCCGCCGCCCCGCTGCTGCCGCCGATGCGGCGCGCGGAGGGGGCGTACGACGAGGTGTACGAGCTCGGGCCCGACGGGTACGCGGACCAGGGCGCCGACCCGGACGCCCGCGGCGCCCACCGGCACGGCGCCGACGCGGTCCGGCACGCGTACTACCCCGGCCGCCGGATGAACCTCGGGGTCGTGCTCCTCCCGCTCCGGGTCTTCCTCGGCTTCATCTCCATCTACGCGGGCATGGGCAAGCTCTGCGACCCCGTCTACTTCGACGGCGGCGAGCGCGGCTCCATGGTCAAGTGGCTGAACTCCCTGCATCCCTGGGCGCTTGCCGAACCGCTGCGCGACTTCGCCCTCCAGCACCCGGTCGGCGCCGGCCTCACCGTCGCCTTCCTCCAGGTCGTCGTCGGCGTCCTCACGGTCCTCGGCCTGTGGCAGCGCGTCGCCGCCGTCGTCGGCGGTCTGCTCTCCGCGGCCCTCCTGCTGACCGTCAGCTGGAAGACCGTCCCGGTCTACGACTCGGCCGACATCATCTACCTGGCCGCCTGGTCGCCGCTGATCATCGCCGGCGCCCCCGTCTACTCGGTCGACGGCCGCCTCGCCGGCGAGGCCTGGCGGACCCTCGGCCCGCGCTCCGAACTGTGGGAGCTGCGCCGCCGCGTGCTGCGCCGCGGCACCGTCGTCGCCGCCGTGGTCGTCGGCCTCACCCTGCTCATCGGTTCGATGCTGGGCGGCGCGGTGCGCTCCACCACCATGGTCACGGTGCCCGGGCCGAACGAGGACCCGGTCAACCACCTGCCGGGCGAGCCGCTGCCGGCCGAGCCGGGCACGACCACCCCGTCCCGTACGGCCACCAAGAGCCCGCGCCCCACGGCGACCAGCGGGGCGGCCGGCACCAAGGAGCCGACGAAGGAGGCCACCCCGTCGGAGTCGGCGCGCGAGACGACCCGCACGCAGCAGCGCAGCCCGAGCGCCTCGACCACCACGCGGAGCCCGAGCCAGACGCGTACGACCTCGCCGAGCTCGTCGTCCTCGGACTCCACCTCCGGCGGCACCAGCGGCACCCCGACGAGCGGCAGCAGTACCGGCGGCTCGTCGGACGGCGGCTCGACCTCGGGCGGGGCGCGGAACCCGATCGGCGGCCTGCTGGGCTGA
- a CDS encoding nucleotidyltransferase family protein — protein MNSSPTQAVVLAGGQGSRLRPYTDDRPKPMVEIPGTGTPIIGHQLSWLAAEGVTDAVVSCGHLAEVLQEWLETAELPLKVTTVVESEPLGRGGGLKYAAAHLPDPDRPWYATNGDIWTRFSLREMAEFHAERDATATLALARPRIPWGAVETDAFGHITDFIEAPPSPYLINAGVYVFSPAFTGLLPDRGDHERTTFPRLARERRLAGFPLPQGAYWRAIDTAKDLTEAAKELAAQA, from the coding sequence ATGAACTCCTCCCCGACCCAGGCCGTGGTCCTGGCGGGCGGCCAGGGCTCGCGGCTCCGCCCGTACACCGATGACCGCCCCAAGCCGATGGTCGAGATCCCGGGCACCGGGACCCCGATCATCGGCCATCAGCTGTCCTGGCTCGCCGCCGAGGGAGTCACCGACGCCGTCGTGTCCTGCGGCCATCTCGCCGAGGTGCTCCAGGAGTGGCTGGAGACCGCCGAGCTGCCGCTGAAGGTGACCACGGTCGTCGAGTCCGAGCCGCTGGGGCGTGGCGGCGGCCTCAAGTACGCCGCCGCGCACCTGCCCGACCCCGACCGGCCCTGGTACGCCACCAACGGCGACATCTGGACCCGCTTCTCGCTGCGCGAGATGGCCGAGTTCCACGCCGAGCGCGACGCCACCGCGACCCTCGCCCTGGCCCGGCCGCGCATCCCCTGGGGCGCCGTCGAGACCGACGCCTTCGGTCACATCACCGACTTCATCGAGGCGCCGCCGTCGCCGTACCTCATCAACGCCGGCGTGTACGTCTTCTCCCCCGCCTTCACCGGCCTCCTGCCGGACCGCGGCGACCATGAGCGCACCACCTTCCCCCGGCTGGCCCGTGAGCGGCGCCTGGCCGGTTTTCCGCTGCCCCAGGGGGCGTACTGGCGGGCCATCGACACCGCGAAGGACCTCACGGAGGCGGCCAAGGAGCTCGCCGCGCAGGCCTGA
- a CDS encoding ABC transporter ATP-binding protein has product MASVTYDKATLVYPGAEKPSVNELEIEIADGEFLVLVGPSGCGKSTSLRMLAGLEDVTAGAIRIGDRDVTHLPPKDRDIAMVFQNYALYPHMTVADNMGFALKIAGVNKSEIRTKVEEAAKILDLTEYLDRKPKALSGGQRQRVAMGRAIVREPQVFLMDEPLSNLDAKLRVSTRTQIASLQRRLGITTVYVTHDQTEALTMGDRVAVLKDGLLQQVDTPRNMYDKPANLFVAGFIGSPAMNLIEVPITDGGVKFGESVVPVSREAIAAAAAKGDTTVTVGVRPEHFDVQSATSKDGLAVTVNVVEELGSDGFVYGSTRVGGEDKDVVVRVGGREVPAKGSTLQVVPRPAELHVFSTSTGERLSD; this is encoded by the coding sequence ATGGCTTCTGTCACCTACGACAAGGCGACGCTGGTCTACCCCGGCGCCGAAAAGCCCTCCGTCAACGAGCTGGAGATCGAGATCGCCGACGGCGAGTTCCTCGTTCTCGTCGGCCCCTCCGGCTGTGGCAAGTCGACCTCGCTGCGCATGCTGGCCGGTCTGGAGGACGTCACCGCCGGCGCCATCCGGATCGGTGACCGGGACGTCACGCACCTGCCGCCGAAGGACCGGGACATCGCCATGGTGTTCCAGAACTACGCGCTGTACCCGCACATGACCGTCGCCGACAACATGGGCTTCGCGCTCAAGATCGCCGGCGTGAACAAGAGCGAGATCCGTACGAAGGTCGAGGAGGCGGCGAAGATCCTCGACCTGACCGAGTACCTGGACCGCAAGCCGAAGGCGCTCTCCGGCGGTCAGCGGCAGCGTGTCGCGATGGGGCGCGCCATCGTGCGTGAGCCGCAGGTGTTCCTCATGGACGAGCCGCTGTCGAACCTCGACGCCAAGCTCCGCGTCTCGACCCGTACGCAGATCGCGAGCCTGCAGCGCCGCCTCGGGATCACGACCGTGTACGTGACGCACGACCAGACCGAGGCGCTCACCATGGGCGACCGGGTCGCGGTCCTCAAGGACGGTCTGCTGCAGCAGGTCGACACCCCGCGCAACATGTACGACAAGCCCGCCAACCTCTTCGTCGCCGGCTTCATCGGCTCCCCGGCCATGAACCTGATCGAGGTCCCGATCACCGACGGCGGCGTGAAGTTCGGCGAGAGCGTCGTCCCGGTGTCCCGCGAGGCCATCGCCGCCGCGGCCGCCAAGGGCGACACGACGGTCACCGTCGGCGTGCGCCCCGAGCACTTCGACGTGCAGAGCGCCACCAGCAAGGACGGCCTGGCCGTGACCGTGAACGTGGTCGAGGAGCTCGGCTCCGACGGCTTCGTCTACGGCTCCACCCGCGTCGGCGGCGAGGACAAGGACGTCGTGGTCCGCGTCGGCGGCCGCGAGGTGCCGGCCAAGGGCTCCACGCTCCAGGTCGTGCCGCGCCCGGCCGAGCTGCACGTGTTCTCGACCTCCACCGGCGAGCGCCTCTCCGACTGA
- a CDS encoding restriction endonuclease — MGRRSSGLIGVWAEAQRQAQREREGRQQAVLRQQRDAERALRAQERDVARMHREQRAEYRRHRDADALRRTRELDERVAALEGLLVAGCRSRPFSVEGLRQPEEVAPFAPGPLGEPVAMPDQRHYRDRAGFERDWYAAQAAEARRVEQLAAYRRQYEEWAAARLAEIRAHNAGMAGTGTALRDGDPDTVVEYFSAVLYASTAWPEGFPRQVSAAFDRAARGLALEWDLPGYEVVPAAKGIKYLPSTDQEKEVPRPVSQRRALYRGVLAQSVLLALRELFAADRSGALERVTLNGFVEGVDPATGVAGRVCVASVAVERRTFEELNLELVSPLECLTGALSGRLSAKPDERVAVQPLLLPEQVGSGSGGSGVVSQGDGEEPDLLAMDPIAFEGLVAELFRARGLQAVTTQRSNDGGVDVEALDPDPISGGSIIVQVKRYRNTVPPSAVRDLFGTVQSAGANKGVLVTTSKFGPGSYAFANGKPLTLISGSELVELLRQHGLRGRLGSGESVAAPVPTPTLVEPVRAPVEADEDFNLLGMVWSGSVALDVCALVCAGSRVLGDDWFVFFNNPATADGSVAMVTPPAGDKAAVRVGFDALPAGADRLVLVAAVDPEVNPDADLAGFVDAGIVLRDDAGAELDRLVVSDGRPGETALVLGSFRRRAGGDWDFVLGGKGYGGGLAELVGDFGIEVE, encoded by the coding sequence ATGGGTCGGCGTTCCAGTGGGCTGATCGGGGTCTGGGCGGAGGCGCAGCGGCAGGCGCAGCGGGAGCGTGAGGGGCGGCAGCAGGCGGTGCTCCGTCAGCAGCGGGATGCCGAGCGGGCGCTGCGGGCGCAGGAGCGCGATGTGGCGCGGATGCACCGGGAGCAGCGGGCGGAGTACCGGCGGCACCGGGACGCGGACGCGCTGCGGCGGACCCGGGAGCTGGACGAGCGGGTGGCGGCCCTGGAGGGGCTGCTGGTCGCGGGCTGCCGGAGCCGGCCGTTCTCGGTGGAGGGGCTGCGGCAGCCGGAGGAGGTGGCGCCGTTCGCGCCGGGCCCGCTGGGCGAGCCGGTGGCGATGCCGGACCAGCGCCACTACCGGGACCGGGCCGGGTTCGAGCGGGACTGGTACGCGGCTCAGGCGGCGGAGGCCCGGCGGGTCGAGCAGCTGGCGGCGTACCGGCGGCAGTACGAGGAGTGGGCGGCGGCGCGGCTGGCCGAGATCCGGGCGCACAACGCCGGGATGGCGGGGACCGGGACGGCGCTGCGGGACGGCGATCCGGACACGGTGGTCGAGTACTTCTCGGCGGTGCTGTACGCGTCGACGGCGTGGCCCGAGGGGTTTCCGCGGCAGGTCTCGGCCGCGTTCGACCGGGCGGCCCGCGGCCTCGCCCTGGAGTGGGACCTGCCGGGCTACGAGGTGGTGCCGGCCGCGAAGGGGATCAAGTACCTGCCCAGTACGGATCAGGAGAAGGAGGTCCCGCGGCCGGTGTCGCAGCGGCGGGCGCTGTACCGGGGGGTGCTGGCGCAGAGCGTGCTGCTCGCGCTGCGGGAGCTGTTCGCCGCGGATCGCTCCGGGGCCCTGGAGCGGGTGACGCTGAACGGCTTCGTGGAGGGCGTCGATCCGGCCACGGGGGTGGCGGGCCGGGTCTGTGTGGCGTCGGTGGCGGTCGAGCGGCGGACCTTCGAGGAGCTGAACCTGGAGCTGGTCAGCCCGCTGGAGTGCCTGACCGGGGCGCTGTCGGGGCGGCTCTCGGCGAAGCCCGACGAGCGGGTGGCGGTGCAGCCGCTGCTGCTGCCGGAGCAGGTGGGCTCGGGCTCGGGAGGCTCGGGGGTGGTGTCGCAGGGGGACGGCGAGGAGCCGGATCTGCTGGCGATGGATCCGATCGCCTTCGAGGGCCTGGTGGCGGAGTTGTTCCGGGCCCGGGGCCTTCAGGCGGTGACGACGCAGCGGTCGAACGACGGCGGGGTGGACGTGGAGGCGCTGGACCCGGATCCGATCAGTGGCGGTTCGATCATCGTGCAGGTGAAGCGGTACCGGAACACGGTGCCGCCGAGCGCGGTGCGGGATCTGTTCGGGACGGTGCAGAGCGCCGGGGCGAACAAGGGGGTCCTGGTCACGACGTCGAAGTTCGGCCCCGGCTCGTACGCCTTCGCCAATGGCAAGCCGCTGACGCTGATATCGGGGTCGGAGCTGGTGGAGCTGCTGCGGCAGCACGGGCTGCGGGGGCGGCTCGGGTCGGGGGAGTCCGTGGCGGCGCCGGTGCCGACGCCGACGTTGGTGGAGCCGGTGCGGGCTCCGGTGGAGGCGGACGAGGACTTCAACCTGCTCGGCATGGTGTGGTCGGGGTCGGTGGCGCTCGATGTCTGCGCGCTGGTGTGCGCCGGGAGCCGGGTGCTCGGCGACGACTGGTTCGTCTTCTTCAACAACCCGGCCACGGCGGACGGTTCGGTGGCGATGGTGACACCGCCCGCAGGGGACAAGGCGGCGGTACGGGTGGGTTTCGACGCGCTGCCGGCGGGTGCCGACCGGTTGGTCCTGGTGGCCGCGGTGGATCCGGAGGTGAACCCGGACGCGGATCTGGCGGGGTTCGTGGACGCGGGGATCGTGCTGCGGGACGACGCGGGCGCGGAGTTGGACCGTTTGGTGGTGTCGGACGGCCGGCCGGGCGAGACGGCGCTCGTTCTGGGGTCGTTCCGGCGGCGGGCGGGCGGTGACTGGGACTTCGTGCTGGGCGGCAAGGGGTACGGGGGCGGGCTCGCGGAACTGGTGGGGGACTTCGGCATCGAGGTGGAGTGA
- a CDS encoding NAD(P)/FAD-dependent oxidoreductase, translating into MSTTSPAGPSSTVNGGISFWYAQEGAPAPREPLPGDTTADVCIVGGGYTGLWTAYYLKKAVPFLNITVLEAAFCGYGASGRNGGWLYNGIAGRDRYAKEHGHEAAVRLQHAMNDTVTEVVDVCAAEDIDADIHRGGVLEVATSPAQLARLKDFHAVEIAFGEKDRELYGARETADRIRVTGAVGSTWTPHGARLHPVKLVKGLAAAVEALGVTIHESTPVTEIRPKHAVTPYGTVRAPYVLRCTEGFTASLAGQRRTWLPMNSSMIATEPLTDAQWESVGWTGLETLGDMAHAYMYAQRTADGRIALGGRGVPYRYGSKTDNDGRTQPQTVEALREILIRFFPQLAGVRVAHAWSGVLGVPRDWCATVTLDRSTGLGWAGGYVGSGVATTNLAARTLRDLIQQDSGQAGPTDLTALPWVNHRVRKWEPEPLRWLGVQTMYAAFRAADRRETAARSAATDRVAVIANRLSGR; encoded by the coding sequence ATGAGCACGACCAGCCCGGCCGGCCCGAGCAGCACCGTCAACGGCGGAATTTCCTTCTGGTACGCGCAGGAGGGCGCCCCCGCCCCCCGCGAACCGCTGCCCGGCGACACGACCGCCGACGTCTGCATCGTCGGCGGCGGCTACACCGGCCTGTGGACCGCCTACTACCTCAAGAAGGCCGTCCCCTTCCTCAACATCACCGTCCTGGAGGCCGCGTTCTGCGGCTACGGCGCCTCCGGCCGCAACGGCGGCTGGCTCTACAACGGCATCGCCGGCCGCGACCGCTACGCCAAGGAGCACGGCCACGAGGCCGCCGTACGCCTCCAGCACGCCATGAACGACACCGTCACCGAGGTCGTCGACGTCTGCGCCGCCGAGGACATCGACGCCGACATCCACCGCGGCGGCGTCCTGGAGGTCGCCACCTCCCCCGCCCAGCTCGCCCGCCTCAAGGACTTCCACGCCGTCGAGATCGCCTTCGGGGAGAAGGACCGCGAGCTGTACGGCGCCCGCGAGACCGCCGACCGCATCCGCGTCACCGGCGCCGTCGGCTCCACCTGGACCCCGCACGGCGCCCGCCTCCACCCGGTCAAGCTGGTCAAGGGCCTGGCCGCCGCCGTCGAGGCGCTCGGCGTCACCATCCACGAGTCCACCCCGGTCACCGAGATCCGCCCCAAGCACGCCGTCACCCCCTACGGCACGGTCCGCGCCCCGTACGTCCTGCGCTGCACCGAGGGCTTCACCGCCTCCCTCGCCGGCCAGCGCCGCACCTGGCTCCCCATGAACTCCTCCATGATCGCCACCGAGCCGCTCACCGACGCCCAGTGGGAGTCGGTCGGCTGGACCGGCCTGGAGACCCTCGGCGACATGGCGCACGCCTACATGTACGCCCAGCGCACCGCCGACGGCCGCATCGCGCTCGGCGGCCGGGGCGTCCCGTACCGCTACGGCTCCAAGACCGACAACGACGGCCGCACCCAGCCGCAGACCGTCGAGGCCCTGCGCGAGATCCTGATCCGCTTCTTCCCGCAGCTCGCGGGCGTACGGGTCGCCCACGCCTGGTCCGGCGTCCTCGGTGTGCCCCGCGACTGGTGCGCCACCGTCACCCTCGACCGCTCCACCGGCCTCGGCTGGGCGGGCGGCTACGTCGGCTCCGGCGTCGCCACCACCAACCTCGCCGCCCGCACCCTGCGCGACCTCATCCAGCAGGACTCCGGCCAGGCCGGCCCCACCGACCTCACCGCACTGCCCTGGGTCAACCACCGGGTGCGCAAGTGGGAACCGGAACCCCTGCGCTGGCTCGGCGTGCAGACCATGTACGCCGCCTTCCGCGCCGCCGACCGCCGCGAAACCGCCGCCCGCAGCGCCGCCACCGACCGCGTCGCGGTCATCGCGAACCGCCTCAGCGGCCGGTAG
- a CDS encoding aminoglycoside phosphotransferase family protein encodes MQRPRLGRVIEIPAELAASQAKYNGEAGRAFIAALPSRAEEFLDRWGLRVTGPSMHGVASLVLPVVAARDGVPGALKLQLLDEETAGEPVALRAWAGDGAVRLLAHDPGTGTMLLERAGGTPPGFAGGTPTQAGGSGGAGRHLSRVADAREAVGILADLLARLVAVPAPPGLRRLGDIAARMVARTPAAAARLADPDEAALLRDCAAAVREVMGEPGDRLLHWDLHYDNVLAAEREPWLAIDPKPLSGDPGFELLPALTNRWDPDPAEIRWRFDLLTERLGLDRARARAWTLGRVLQNGLWEVADGAPALDPDQVSIARNLLARHP; translated from the coding sequence ATCCAGAGGCCTAGGCTCGGTCGGGTGATCGAGATCCCGGCGGAACTGGCGGCGTCGCAGGCGAAGTACAACGGGGAGGCGGGGCGCGCCTTCATCGCCGCCTTGCCGTCGCGGGCGGAGGAGTTCCTGGACCGGTGGGGGCTGCGGGTGACCGGCCCGTCGATGCACGGGGTGGCGTCGCTCGTCCTGCCGGTGGTGGCGGCCCGGGACGGTGTCCCGGGGGCTCTGAAGCTCCAGCTGCTCGACGAGGAGACGGCGGGCGAGCCGGTCGCGCTGCGGGCGTGGGCGGGGGACGGGGCCGTACGGCTCCTGGCGCACGACCCGGGGACGGGCACGATGCTGCTCGAACGGGCTGGGGGCACTCCCCCTGGCTTCGCCGGTGGCACCCCCACCCAGGCCGGAGGCTCTGGGGGAGCCGGGCGGCATCTGTCGAGGGTGGCGGACGCGCGCGAGGCGGTCGGGATCCTTGCGGATCTGCTGGCGCGGCTCGTGGCGGTGCCCGCGCCGCCCGGCCTGCGGCGGCTCGGCGACATCGCGGCGCGGATGGTGGCCCGTACGCCCGCCGCGGCGGCCCGGCTCGCGGACCCGGACGAGGCGGCGCTGCTGCGGGACTGCGCGGCGGCGGTACGGGAGGTCATGGGCGAGCCCGGCGACCGGCTGCTGCACTGGGACCTGCACTACGACAACGTCCTCGCCGCCGAGCGCGAGCCGTGGCTGGCCATCGACCCCAAGCCGCTGTCCGGCGACCCCGGCTTCGAGCTGCTCCCGGCGCTGACGAACCGGTGGGACCCGGATCCGGCGGAGATCCGGTGGCGCTTCGACCTGCTCACGGAGCGGCTCGGCCTCGACCGGGCGCGGGCCCGGGCGTGGACGCTGGGGCGGGTGCTGCAGAACGGGCTGTGGGAGGTGGCGGACGGCGCACCGGCCCTCGACCCCGACCAGGTGTCCATTGCGCGGAACCTGCTGGCCAGGCACCCCTGA
- a CDS encoding N-acetyltransferase family protein — protein sequence MIRTATPADVPHIHRMVRDLAEYEKALDEARATPDQLHEALFGDRPAAFAHIAETDTGEIAGFALWFLNFSTWRGVHGIYLEDLYVRPDLRGGGHGKALLTELARICVERGYERLEWSVLNWNKPSIDFYESLGARPQDEWTVYRLTDGALKTLGSA from the coding sequence ATGATCCGTACCGCCACGCCCGCCGACGTCCCCCACATCCACCGCATGGTCCGCGACCTCGCGGAGTACGAGAAGGCCCTCGACGAGGCCCGCGCCACCCCCGACCAGCTCCACGAGGCCCTGTTCGGCGACCGCCCGGCCGCCTTCGCCCACATCGCGGAGACCGACACCGGCGAGATCGCCGGCTTCGCGCTCTGGTTCCTCAACTTCTCCACCTGGCGCGGCGTCCACGGCATCTACCTCGAAGACCTCTACGTCCGCCCCGACCTCCGCGGCGGCGGCCACGGCAAGGCCCTCCTCACCGAACTGGCCCGCATCTGCGTGGAGCGCGGCTACGAGCGCCTGGAGTGGTCCGTCCTGAACTGGAACAAGCCCTCCATCGACTTCTACGAGTCCCTGGGCGCCCGCCCGCAGGACGAGTGGACGGTCTACCGGCTCACGGACGGGGCGCTGAAGACGCTGGGTTCGGCGTAG